Proteins encoded in a region of the Zea mays cultivar B73 chromosome 4, Zm-B73-REFERENCE-NAM-5.0, whole genome shotgun sequence genome:
- the LOC103653167 gene encoding uncharacterized protein — protein MIWRCRSWKGPGRFMNREMIITSTSSAHLRKTSLRKCLKEWNGVTTIDGGKSGRGGHVDGPSGEAKFSNDFEVHYIGSS, from the exons ATGATCTGGAGATGTCGCAGTTGGAAGGGTCCAGGAAGATTTATGAACAGGGA GATGATTATCACGAGTACTTCAAGCGCTCATTTGAGGAAGACATCGCTGCGCAAGTGCCTCAAGGAGTGGAATG GGGTTACAACTATTGATGGGGGGAAATCAGGCAGAGGAGGGCATGTTGACGGACCAAGTGGCGAGGCAAAATTTTCTAATGATTTTGAAGTTCATTATATTGGCAGTAGCTGA
- the LOC103655244 gene encoding uncharacterized protein codes for MNPLQIPRSFPVPVNSGLVYEEESCDDDDDNDSDNVGLLETQPDSIESEALTCPAEELDLLQEGSKERMFFFQFPKSLPLPKRSSSAGKEVMEGSNLQQLPQGYLGKKAVNLSQVADNTGPFLCIQYTLSIMGPPSDGKPTPSNVSNKKMKHGGKVLFLDGAGEVAVTLSRNSQQPLSTAPPPEPKLPTR; via the exons ATGAATCCACTCCAAATTCCTAGATCCTTCCCTGTTCCTGTTAATTCAG GATTGGTTTATGAAGAAGAGAGttgtgatgacgacgacgataatgatagtgacaatGTTGGGTTGCTGGAGACTCAGCCAGATTCAATTGAAAGTGAAGCTTTAACATGTCCGGCCGAGGAGCTTGATTTGCTT CAAGAAGGTAGCAAAGAAAGAATGTTCTTCTTCCAGTTCCCAAAATCTCTTCCTTTACCCAAAAGGTCGTCCAGTGCCGGCAAGGAGGTGATGGAAGGATCCAACCTGCAGCAGCTGCCTCAGGGTTATTTGGGCAAAAAGGCCGTGAACCTATCACAAGTCGCGGACAACACTGGCCCTTTCTTGTGCATCCAATATACTCTAAGCATTATGGGACCC CCGTCCGATGGTAAACCCACGCCGAGCAACGTCTCGAACAAGAAGATGAAGCACGGTGGCAAGGTGTTGTTCTTGGATGGCGCCGGGGAGGTCGCCGTCACCCTCAGTCGCAACTCGCAACAGCCTCTCTCCACAGCCCCTCCACCCG AGCCAAAATTACCAACAAGATGA